A stretch of Nitrospira sp. DNA encodes these proteins:
- the lpxD gene encoding UDP-3-O-(3-hydroxymyristoyl)glucosamine N-acyltransferase produces MAASTPSIQLTLAQVHQLVGGELHGDGNTRLTGLAGLGEATAHSLSFVANDKAGKTPGASHAGALLVHRHLAELPVPQIVVANPQLAFAQTAQTFFVPSAPPRGIAADLVRGTAVELGADVSIWPFVSLGDRVRIGARVTLYPGVFVGSDSTIGDDTILYPNVVVREGCSIGARVIVHSGTVIGSDGFGYVQHQGRHHKIPQLGGVTIEDDVELGANVTIDRATLGQTVIQTGTKVDNLVQIAHNVTVGAHSIVVAQVGIAGSTTIGRHVMIGGQAGLADHLSIGDQVMIAARAGVNRSLEPNQIVSGAPVMPHETWMKAQAVIPRLPELRQLVRNLEQRVAELEGKLALATQPAPKKPARRSPR; encoded by the coding sequence ATGGCTGCCTCAACTCCATCGATTCAGCTGACACTCGCGCAAGTCCATCAACTGGTGGGTGGCGAATTACACGGCGATGGGAATACCAGGCTCACCGGCCTCGCCGGCCTGGGCGAAGCCACTGCACACTCGTTATCCTTCGTGGCCAACGATAAAGCCGGCAAAACACCCGGCGCGAGCCACGCCGGCGCCCTCTTAGTCCATCGCCATCTCGCAGAGCTTCCTGTGCCTCAGATCGTGGTCGCCAATCCTCAGCTGGCGTTTGCGCAGACGGCTCAAACCTTCTTCGTCCCTTCTGCCCCCCCGCGAGGCATTGCCGCGGATCTGGTGCGTGGTACAGCGGTTGAGCTCGGCGCCGACGTCTCCATCTGGCCCTTCGTCTCGCTGGGAGATCGTGTCAGGATTGGAGCCAGAGTGACCCTCTATCCGGGCGTCTTTGTCGGCTCGGATTCGACCATCGGCGACGATACGATTCTCTACCCCAATGTCGTTGTGCGTGAAGGCTGTTCGATCGGCGCCCGAGTCATTGTCCACAGCGGAACGGTCATTGGATCGGATGGATTTGGCTACGTCCAGCATCAAGGACGCCACCATAAGATCCCACAACTGGGCGGCGTGACGATCGAAGATGATGTGGAATTGGGCGCGAACGTCACGATCGACCGGGCGACCCTGGGACAGACCGTGATTCAAACCGGCACCAAGGTCGATAACCTCGTGCAGATCGCCCATAACGTCACGGTGGGCGCGCACTCCATCGTCGTGGCACAGGTCGGGATTGCCGGCAGCACGACGATCGGCCGGCATGTGATGATCGGTGGACAAGCAGGCCTGGCGGATCATTTATCGATCGGCGATCAAGTGATGATTGCGGCGCGCGCAGGAGTGAACCGCAGCTTGGAGCCGAATCAGATCGTTTCCGGCGCGCCGGTGATGCCGCATGAAACCTGGATGAAGGCCCAGGCCGTGATTCCCCGGCTTCCCGAACTCCGGCAGTTGGTGAGAAATCTGGAGCAGCGTGTCGCAGAGCTGGAAGGAAAACTCGCGCTGGCCACGCAGCCGGCGCCGAAAAAGCCCGCTCGCCGATCACCGCGATAA
- a CDS encoding phosphopantetheine-binding protein: MADQTIVDKITQALAAYLKRDAATIHAAHHLRDDLGLDSMAVIELLYKIEETFDLQIPDQDLSAMTTVGSVAAYVEKRLAPASSTPAASPKPAPTKRTPAAKPTSSSTKKTPAAKPTSSKAKNAPSAKPKHAPAKPASKRKV, encoded by the coding sequence ATGGCCGACCAGACGATCGTTGACAAGATCACGCAGGCTCTCGCAGCCTACCTGAAACGGGATGCCGCCACGATTCACGCCGCTCACCATTTGCGCGACGACCTTGGGCTCGACTCGATGGCGGTGATCGAACTCCTCTACAAAATCGAAGAGACCTTCGACCTCCAAATCCCTGACCAGGATCTTTCGGCCATGACAACCGTGGGATCGGTCGCGGCCTATGTGGAGAAGCGTCTGGCTCCAGCCTCCAGTACTCCGGCAGCCTCCCCCAAACCGGCTCCGACCAAACGCACTCCGGCAGCCAAACCCACATCATCCTCGACCAAGAAGACTCCGGCGGCCAAGCCCACATCTTCCAAGGCCAAGAACGCTCCGTCCGCCAAACCGAAACACGCACCGGCTAAACCCGCATCGAAAAGGAAGGTCTGA
- the lptG gene encoding LPS export ABC transporter permease LptG, which produces MTILFRYILREYAKIFLMCFSGLMTIYLVIDFFEKVRRFLRYDANMLDVLTYFALKTPAISFQISPLAILMATLLTLGLFSRNNEITAMRSCGISLPWIASPFLIFATVISLILLSFSSTVIPLASEKAEQIRLVNIEKKPAPSTVKPAHPWARTDANTLMHISEIEIGGAILHNVHLYHLQNGFRLDRMTEAATAQYGPEGWMLSQGNQRRFNPNGTVALIEFTQQPIDLSLIPDDFTTWLAGESDTMTVREIRHYLARFKDEGFSFARLRTDYYGRLAFPFVAIIMVIVGIALSLRRSGVRGGSMAMGIGQAFVVGFCYWTTHSIAIALGRGGALEPMLAGWMANLLFASFGLYLLLKVRY; this is translated from the coding sequence ATGACGATTCTCTTCCGCTATATTCTCCGCGAATACGCCAAGATTTTCCTCATGTGTTTCTCCGGATTGATGACCATCTATCTCGTCATCGACTTTTTCGAAAAAGTCCGCCGGTTCCTGCGCTATGACGCCAACATGCTCGACGTGCTGACTTACTTCGCGCTCAAAACGCCGGCCATCTCGTTCCAAATCTCGCCGCTGGCCATCTTGATGGCCACACTCCTGACACTGGGCCTCTTCTCCCGCAACAATGAAATCACCGCCATGCGCAGTTGCGGCATCAGCCTGCCGTGGATCGCCTCTCCGTTCCTGATCTTTGCCACGGTCATCTCCCTCATCCTGCTCAGCTTCAGCTCGACCGTCATCCCGCTGGCATCCGAAAAAGCGGAACAGATTCGCCTGGTCAACATCGAGAAAAAGCCCGCGCCCTCGACGGTCAAACCGGCACATCCATGGGCGAGAACCGACGCCAACACCTTGATGCATATCTCCGAGATCGAAATCGGCGGGGCTATCCTCCACAACGTCCATCTCTACCACTTGCAGAATGGATTCCGGCTGGACCGGATGACGGAAGCCGCCACGGCGCAATACGGTCCGGAGGGGTGGATGCTCTCACAGGGCAATCAACGCCGCTTCAATCCGAACGGCACGGTGGCGCTGATCGAGTTCACGCAACAGCCCATCGATCTCTCCCTGATTCCCGACGACTTTACGACCTGGCTCGCGGGAGAGTCCGACACGATGACGGTCCGGGAAATCCGGCACTACCTTGCCCGCTTCAAAGACGAGGGGTTCTCCTTCGCCCGTCTCCGCACGGACTATTACGGACGCCTGGCCTTCCCCTTCGTCGCCATCATTATGGTGATCGTCGGGATCGCCTTGAGTCTGCGCCGGAGCGGCGTGCGCGGAGGCAGCATGGCCATGGGCATCGGCCAGGCCTTCGTGGTCGGCTTCTGCTACTGGACGACCCATTCCATCGCCATCGCCTTGGGCCGGGGCGGCGCGCTGGAGCCCATGCTCGCCGGATGGATGGCCAATCTCCTGTTCGCCAGCTTCGGCCTCTATCTCCTGCTCAAAGTTCGCTATTAA
- a CDS encoding chemotaxis protein CheW — MLRGAVGRQQKAASRSCHLLMFTVGGRRLAVKTEEIGGISAWKGSFPIPSLTPFVSAVVRQDRGVFPVFDLAQLLRVTVQGEQALCLLAKQPGGAMAICIDEEMPSLHMPDTGTVHPYRGQDVPAVESVFVGFEEVPIISLARLGNA; from the coding sequence ATGCTAAGGGGCGCGGTTGGGCGGCAACAGAAGGCGGCCTCCCGTTCTTGTCACCTCCTGATGTTTACCGTAGGCGGACGCCGGCTGGCGGTCAAGACCGAGGAAATTGGCGGTATCTCAGCTTGGAAGGGGAGTTTCCCGATTCCCAGTCTGACCCCGTTTGTGTCGGCGGTGGTACGGCAGGACCGTGGGGTGTTTCCGGTATTCGATCTCGCGCAATTGCTGCGTGTGACGGTGCAAGGAGAGCAGGCCCTGTGTTTACTGGCGAAACAGCCGGGAGGCGCCATGGCGATTTGCATCGATGAGGAAATGCCCAGTCTCCATATGCCTGATACGGGAACAGTGCATCCGTATCGGGGGCAGGATGTCCCAGCCGTGGAGAGCGTGTTCGTGGGGTTCGAAGAGGTTCCCATTATTTCTCTTGCGCGATTGGGCAATGCATAA
- the fabF gene encoding beta-ketoacyl-ACP synthase II yields MAVRVVITGLGIVSPIGIGVSAFWKAALAGQSGISAITSFDPFPMDGYRSKVAGQIHDFSPALHIGSQQGDRVDRYAQFALAASREAIADSKLRIDKEPPHRVGVIVGAGMGGMVMGEREITQLYETHKPHRVHPNFIPTITLNSASGIVAMASGAKGPNLTISTACSSSAHALGQALQCIRAGQADVVITVGADASITPLVFAGFCSMRALSSKFNDQPQRASRPFDRGRDGFVMGEGAGALIVESLAHAKKRKAAIYAELSGYAATSEAYHMVIPREDGEEVATTMKLALKAADVSPSEVDYINAHATSTTIGDAVEAKAIRSLFKSRADKIAISATKSLVGHTLGAAGAIGAIATTLAIQSGHIHPTANYDDPDPDCQLSGISRSPQERTIRAALLNAFGFGSNNAAVVLKSFKA; encoded by the coding sequence GTGGCCGTTCGTGTGGTAATTACCGGGCTTGGAATCGTCTCCCCTATTGGAATCGGCGTGAGCGCCTTTTGGAAAGCCGCATTGGCCGGCCAATCGGGCATTTCGGCGATCACCTCGTTCGACCCGTTTCCCATGGATGGCTATCGCTCAAAGGTGGCCGGACAAATCCATGACTTTTCCCCTGCACTCCATATCGGCTCGCAACAGGGCGACCGCGTGGACCGCTATGCCCAGTTTGCCCTCGCGGCCAGCCGCGAAGCCATTGCCGACTCCAAGCTGCGCATCGACAAAGAGCCGCCGCACCGTGTCGGCGTGATCGTCGGAGCCGGGATGGGCGGAATGGTCATGGGCGAGCGCGAGATCACCCAACTCTACGAGACTCACAAGCCACACCGCGTGCACCCCAACTTCATTCCGACGATTACCTTGAATTCCGCCTCGGGGATTGTGGCGATGGCCTCCGGTGCGAAAGGGCCAAATCTCACGATTTCAACGGCCTGCTCATCCAGCGCCCATGCCCTGGGCCAGGCGCTGCAATGCATTCGCGCCGGCCAAGCCGATGTCGTCATTACCGTCGGCGCCGATGCCAGCATTACCCCCCTTGTTTTTGCCGGCTTTTGCTCGATGCGCGCCCTATCCAGCAAGTTCAATGACCAGCCGCAACGCGCCTCCCGTCCATTCGACCGGGGGCGGGACGGATTCGTGATGGGCGAAGGCGCAGGCGCACTGATTGTCGAATCACTGGCCCACGCGAAGAAACGGAAAGCGGCCATCTATGCCGAACTCTCCGGTTACGCCGCCACGAGTGAGGCGTACCACATGGTCATTCCCCGTGAAGACGGCGAAGAAGTAGCCACGACCATGAAGCTGGCCTTGAAGGCCGCCGACGTGAGCCCTTCAGAAGTGGACTACATCAACGCCCATGCCACGTCGACCACTATCGGCGATGCCGTCGAAGCGAAGGCCATCCGCAGCCTCTTCAAGAGTCGAGCGGATAAGATTGCCATCAGTGCCACAAAATCCCTGGTCGGACATACCTTGGGCGCGGCCGGCGCCATTGGCGCCATCGCGACGACCTTGGCGATTCAGTCAGGCCACATTCATCCCACGGCGAACTATGATGACCCCGACCCAGACTGCCAACTAAGCGGCATCAGCCGCTCACCCCAAGAGCGCACGATCAGAGCCGCGTTGCTCAATGCCTTTGGGTTCGGCAGCAACAACGCCGCCGTGGTGCTCAAATCATTCAAAGCCTAG
- a CDS encoding chemotaxis protein CheW: MSLRGRQAGARSRVALDRYLIATLGGVQVAVSAETIEGLLTMAEGGSDGPLTVQGQVYAPMDLASRLGLSREADSPDTRVILLSQGTVRASVRVACVHGLVECERRHVLPLPHQFRGPERSWYVGLLPLSEGVSVVLHTQWLLDGAYAVAYPESVSQGHRQPLMSKAASLAIGGGPSC, encoded by the coding sequence ATGAGTTTGCGGGGGCGTCAAGCGGGTGCTCGCTCGCGGGTGGCGTTGGATCGCTATCTCATCGCGACGCTTGGCGGGGTGCAGGTTGCCGTCTCTGCGGAAACGATTGAAGGCCTGCTGACGATGGCGGAGGGTGGATCGGATGGGCCGCTGACGGTTCAAGGCCAGGTGTACGCACCAATGGATTTGGCCAGCCGGCTGGGGCTTTCACGCGAGGCCGATAGTCCGGATACGAGAGTGATCTTGCTGTCCCAGGGCACCGTGCGCGCCAGCGTGCGAGTGGCTTGTGTTCACGGCCTTGTCGAGTGCGAGCGCAGACACGTGCTTCCCCTTCCCCATCAGTTTCGTGGACCGGAGCGGAGCTGGTATGTAGGGCTGCTGCCATTGAGTGAGGGCGTGTCCGTTGTGCTTCATACGCAGTGGCTCTTGGATGGGGCGTATGCCGTGGCGTATCCGGAGAGTGTGTCCCAGGGGCATCGGCAGCCACTCATGTCGAAGGCGGCATCGCTGGCGATTGGAGGAGGCCCGTCATGCTAA
- a CDS encoding response regulator, with product MPKILVADDSIAVRKVAERLLTEAGLGVTLAANGEEALAFLAKELPDVIVSDVIMPDKSGYEVCAFVRGNAALAETPVLLISGIVNEEVTRQAESCHANGVLKKPFQGTSLKDRVLELIAKRHAQAAAPVASVSEASAAAPVESGRTPWITPERLAAYQEAVAQAQQVDAQLSAERDRAEQLARRVAELEAVAGRVRELEGSVQVERQQASELSVLSERAASLEAALLQAQQQIANLQEQVAAGEQVRTKVEELQSALKDEQAAAQQYRQQLADFQKTTAKVAELEAALHAEREAAAQLVQQLTTLEKGAARAKELETRLAREEHRATDCELQAKAAETALTTERARVGELSARLATAERSIARVAELEQVVADTNQKVSAGAAKIQELEKAAAKMQEVEGLLSTERDRNGLLTRRVAEAEHAAEQATKRFEDMARKLGEIAGLASQLGHGKGRS from the coding sequence ATGCCGAAGATTCTTGTGGCGGACGATAGTATCGCAGTCAGGAAAGTCGCGGAGCGGCTGCTGACTGAGGCCGGGTTGGGGGTCACCTTGGCCGCGAATGGAGAAGAGGCATTGGCGTTTCTCGCGAAAGAGCTGCCGGATGTCATTGTGTCGGACGTCATCATGCCGGATAAGAGCGGATACGAAGTGTGCGCGTTTGTCCGGGGGAATGCCGCGTTGGCAGAGACGCCGGTTCTCTTGATTTCAGGTATTGTCAACGAGGAAGTCACAAGGCAGGCCGAGTCCTGCCATGCCAATGGCGTGCTCAAGAAGCCCTTTCAGGGCACCTCGCTCAAAGATCGGGTGCTGGAACTCATTGCCAAACGTCACGCACAGGCCGCCGCGCCGGTTGCCTCTGTTTCTGAGGCAAGCGCGGCCGCTCCGGTAGAATCCGGAAGGACTCCCTGGATTACCCCTGAGCGATTGGCTGCGTATCAGGAAGCCGTGGCTCAAGCGCAGCAAGTTGATGCGCAGTTGTCGGCCGAGCGGGATCGGGCAGAGCAACTCGCCAGGCGGGTGGCTGAACTGGAGGCTGTGGCAGGACGTGTCCGGGAGTTGGAAGGGTCGGTGCAGGTTGAGCGGCAGCAAGCGTCTGAACTGAGTGTGCTGTCTGAGCGGGCCGCATCGCTGGAGGCGGCCTTGCTCCAGGCGCAACAGCAGATTGCCAATTTGCAGGAGCAGGTGGCGGCGGGCGAGCAAGTCCGGACAAAGGTGGAGGAGCTGCAATCGGCATTGAAAGATGAACAGGCGGCGGCGCAGCAATATCGCCAGCAGTTGGCTGACTTTCAAAAGACGACGGCCAAGGTCGCGGAGCTGGAAGCAGCGCTGCATGCCGAACGTGAAGCGGCGGCGCAATTGGTGCAGCAATTAACGACCCTGGAAAAAGGGGCCGCTCGTGCCAAGGAGCTGGAAACCCGCCTGGCTCGCGAGGAACATCGCGCAACGGACTGTGAATTGCAGGCGAAAGCCGCGGAGACCGCGTTGACGACTGAGCGCGCGCGTGTCGGGGAGTTAAGTGCTCGGTTGGCGACGGCTGAACGCAGTATTGCGCGGGTTGCGGAGCTTGAGCAGGTTGTGGCGGACACGAATCAGAAGGTCAGCGCGGGGGCTGCAAAAATTCAGGAGCTGGAAAAGGCTGCGGCCAAGATGCAGGAGGTCGAAGGGCTTCTTTCGACGGAGCGGGACCGGAACGGGTTGCTGACCCGGCGAGTGGCGGAAGCCGAACATGCCGCTGAGCAGGCAACAAAACGATTTGAAGACATGGCCAGAAAACTCGGTGAGATCGCAGGGTTGGCTTCACAGTTGGGCCATGGCAAAGGGCGGTCCTGA
- a CDS encoding LptF/LptG family permease: protein MILRTLLDRYIFTELLSPFGLSLGALCFVMLTRELLRLVELLVSKGVGLWAVMKVFATLLPSFLVLTLPIAGIIASITAFGRLSFDKELVAMRAAGLSLFRLTQPVLLFAISVFGLTLLLSQWGQPWSSLNLKKVALNLLRDQLVLALERGTFNEPIPNVMIYIPDSQSGQPAPGIFVSDERVRDEPRIIVAEHYEVLMDAEHEQVALRLVNGVIHSRPDVVDQYQQVSFTNYDLKMNLSQSGYAATEERPTYASILATLNATQWKDQQALRRLMEHYKDLAFPTASLVFCLMGVPVGIVSKRSGRMGGFAVGVLIVVAYYILNIACEFLVTTLWISPFAGAWLPNGLFTLLTIGLFWNMSRQ from the coding sequence GTGATTCTACGAACCCTGCTCGACCGCTATATTTTCACCGAACTGCTCTCCCCCTTTGGGCTGAGCCTCGGCGCCCTGTGCTTCGTCATGCTCACCAGAGAGCTGCTCCGCCTCGTCGAACTCCTGGTGTCCAAGGGAGTCGGCCTTTGGGCGGTCATGAAAGTCTTCGCCACGCTGCTGCCGTCCTTCTTGGTCCTGACGCTGCCCATTGCCGGCATCATTGCCTCGATTACGGCCTTTGGACGCCTCTCCTTCGACAAGGAGCTCGTCGCCATGCGCGCGGCGGGATTGAGCCTCTTCCGCCTGACCCAGCCGGTCCTCCTGTTCGCCATCTCCGTGTTTGGCTTGACCCTGCTGCTCTCTCAATGGGGGCAGCCCTGGAGCTCGCTCAATCTCAAGAAGGTCGCGCTGAACCTCTTGCGCGATCAACTCGTGCTGGCGCTCGAACGCGGCACGTTCAACGAACCGATCCCGAATGTGATGATCTATATCCCCGACAGCCAATCAGGGCAGCCCGCTCCGGGCATTTTCGTCTCGGACGAACGGGTGCGCGATGAACCGCGCATCATTGTCGCCGAACACTACGAGGTCCTCATGGACGCCGAGCACGAGCAAGTCGCGCTCCGGCTAGTCAATGGGGTGATTCATAGCCGTCCGGATGTCGTCGATCAATACCAGCAAGTCTCGTTTACGAATTACGATTTGAAGATGAACCTGAGTCAAAGCGGCTATGCCGCGACCGAAGAACGCCCCACCTACGCCAGCATTCTGGCAACATTGAATGCGACCCAATGGAAGGATCAACAGGCCTTGCGCCGCCTGATGGAGCACTATAAAGATCTCGCCTTCCCGACGGCGTCGCTGGTCTTCTGCCTGATGGGCGTGCCTGTCGGCATTGTCTCCAAACGCTCGGGCCGCATGGGGGGATTTGCCGTCGGCGTCCTGATTGTCGTGGCCTATTATATTTTGAACATCGCCTGCGAATTTCTCGTGACCACGCTTTGGATCTCCCCGTTTGCCGGCGCCTGGCTGCCGAACGGGCTGTTCACGCTGCTCACGATCGGACTCTTCTGGAACATGAGCCGCCAATAG
- a CDS encoding HD domain-containing protein, protein MLMSWYREAEDELGRLALAIQRQEVVCLDRVTSLATELVVSLKRNEALTVVALSSPSGDPVLTNLLNVAIVATKMGMRLGYFGTELERLAVAGLVHDIGLCAVPQSLVTKEGRLTPDERMLIEQHPELGYEVIKRAGPEYLWLAQVVREAHERSNGLGYPNRLRGRQISEMAQIIGVADVFDALISERPYRRRMLPHVAIQELMVAERMTFPREIVKALVEQLSVYPLGTTVRLTTGETGLVVGVNPRYPLRPIVKVDEAGSEDGAANRQVDLSLTPLVGVIEALSFPVVGRVTFAPEPHAVDGGDSVQPGMGSDRFTALLESLDIIASAIQGAVETQEACAQEEPDQPIAEPVQEPLSQEGSTVF, encoded by the coding sequence ATGTTGATGTCGTGGTATCGCGAAGCCGAAGATGAATTGGGGCGATTGGCGTTGGCGATTCAACGCCAGGAGGTCGTGTGTCTTGATCGCGTGACGTCGCTGGCGACGGAGTTGGTGGTGTCGCTGAAGCGGAACGAGGCATTGACGGTGGTGGCGTTATCAAGCCCTTCCGGTGATCCCGTCCTGACGAATCTGCTGAATGTGGCCATTGTGGCCACCAAAATGGGCATGCGGCTGGGATATTTCGGTACAGAGTTGGAGCGTCTGGCCGTGGCCGGGCTTGTTCACGATATCGGGTTGTGTGCTGTGCCGCAGTCACTTGTCACGAAGGAGGGGCGTCTGACGCCGGATGAACGGATGCTGATCGAACAGCATCCGGAACTGGGTTACGAGGTCATCAAGCGGGCCGGCCCTGAGTATCTGTGGCTGGCGCAGGTGGTTCGAGAGGCGCATGAACGTTCGAACGGTTTAGGGTATCCCAATAGGCTGAGAGGCCGGCAAATCAGCGAAATGGCGCAGATCATTGGAGTCGCGGATGTCTTCGATGCGCTGATCAGCGAGCGGCCCTATCGGCGCCGCATGCTTCCGCACGTGGCGATTCAAGAGTTGATGGTGGCAGAGCGGATGACGTTCCCGAGAGAGATCGTGAAAGCCCTGGTCGAACAGTTATCGGTCTACCCGCTGGGCACTACGGTTCGATTGACGACCGGAGAAACCGGGTTGGTTGTGGGCGTCAACCCGCGCTATCCGCTACGGCCAATTGTAAAGGTAGATGAAGCTGGGTCGGAAGATGGCGCGGCGAACCGTCAGGTTGATTTGAGTTTGACCCCGCTCGTGGGGGTCATTGAAGCGCTGAGCTTTCCCGTTGTTGGACGTGTTACCTTTGCCCCGGAGCCTCATGCTGTCGATGGGGGAGATTCTGTCCAGCCTGGCATGGGTTCGGATCGGTTTACTGCGTTGCTGGAGAGTCTCGATATCATTGCGTCGGCCATTCAGGGTGCCGTGGAAACCCAAGAGGCGTGTGCGCAGGAGGAGCCGGACCAGCCTATTGCGGAGCCGGTTCAGGAACCGCTCAGCCAGGAAGGCTCCACGGTGTTCTGA